From the genome of Pirellulaceae bacterium:
GGGCGCCTGGCAGCCGCAGTCGGAAGCCTTGCAAATCCTGTGGCGTGCGGATGGGACGATTGGCGGTAATGTGCCGAGCGCCGTAGATCCAGGTATCGAGCACACGCACGCCATATTTCAGCTTCAGTTGTTGCCAGTGTTGCGCCAATAGCGGACCGCGCGCCACCTCCAGCATGTGATCCAAGTCGCGAAAGACATAGGCCGCGTCAAACACACCTAGCGGCGGATGCCACATCGCCAAGAACGACGGCCCGGCAATGGCCAATTCCAGTTCACCGGCTACCAATTGCTCTAGCAACTCTTCTTCGTTGCCCAATTGAGCTGACGGGAATACGGCCACACGTAAATCGCTACCAGCTGTTCGCAGTCGCTGCTCTAATTGAGCGGCCCCGAAGTGATGCGTGGGCGAGAGTACTTCGTATACATGCGCCATTTGCAATCGCGGCGGTACTTCAGACGCAACGTTCGCCCCGCACCCGCTCACATGACCTAGCAACAGGAGAAAACCCAGCAGGCGAGCTGTATCGAACACAATCGCAGATGCGCTCATTAGTTCACCGCGCCGCTGAGTTCTGAATTCTTAGTTGACGTAGTATGATGACGGTCTACGCGACCACCAGCCAACAACAGAGCCAGAGCCAATCCGCTGGAGCACATACAGGCCACCAACATAGATGCCGCCGAGTAGTGTTCAATCAACCAACCACCAACGGCTCCACCCACGATGACCGTAAAGCTCAAGAACACCGCATCCATGACTGTCATTGCCGATGTTTGCACATGGGTATCAACAACCGTAAAGATGTAATTTCTAAGCGCGGTCAGTAGCAATCCAAAGGCCAAGCCCTCGAGAATCGCCGTTGCCATGATAATCCCTGGCGTCTGAAAATAGATGATCAGGCCGTATCGCAACATGTATAGACAGCCGGAGATTACCATCAATTTGCGCGGGGCCATTCGCGACAGTAACCATACCGACGCAAACATCGCGGGAATTTCCGCCATCACTCCGACAAAAAACGTCCACCCCAAATCGCGGACTCCCCCACCAGTGTCTTTGATTAGTAAGCCTTGGAAATTGAAAGTCGTCTGCACTCCCAAATACATGAAGAAGATAACGATCAGGATATACAGGTATGCACCGTTGCCGAACAGGTATTTGATCGCCCGAATGATCGTCAAACGCGGCACTACCGCAGATGATGTGGGTGATGTTGCCTCCGGCTGAGACTCGATCGCATCGGGGATGATCAGTGACGTCAGACACAGCAGGATGGCGGCAACTTGAGCGACGATGAACATCATATTCCATGACACAAATTCGACCAAATAGGCAGTCATGAGTGCGGTCGAGGCCCAGCCCAACGATCCAAATCCGCGAATGCGCCCAAACAACGGCTGCTGGTGGTGATGGCCTAAGTGCTTGAGCGTCCACGAATCCAGCATCGGGCCGATGGGTTGTTGCAAGAACCCGACGACAGCCATGCAGGGATAGACCCAGCGCAAACTATCGACTAATGGAAAACTGCCCAGCACGATGACCAGCAAGCCCGCAGCGATAGCTACAGGAATGCGTAGGCTGGTGAGCTTGTCCGACAGGTATCCAAATACGTTCTGACCAATCAGAGCTGACAGCGTGTAGACCGACATCATCAGACCGATATTCGATTCCGAGATAGCGCGCTGGTCCTGAAAATAGAGAGTCCAGTACCCTAAAAAGGCCGCAGACATCGCCCAGTACAGGTAGATCGCCAAGCGAAATCGCCAAAATATCTGCGACAGACTCAGCATATTATGCAGCTTGATGCGAGTAGTCAGGGTCGAATTCACTACGCAGCGTCTCGATTGCCTGTTGAATGAAATCCTCTGTAATCGGACGCTCGTTCAAAATGGAATAGCTGTACCCTTTTTCTTCGACGTAGGCATTGCAGGCCCGCAACGCCCGGCAAACATCATCGTAGCTGATATCCATCGAGGCGGGATGGATGGGGACACCAGCTTGTTTAATCAGCGATTTTATGGCGGCGACATCGTTGTCTTGCAGGAGGCTCATCAGCAAAATCCCGAGGTTAATCACCTTGCCGTGCAGAAAGTGTTTGCGCGTGAGTGCCTCCAGGCAATAGTAGAAGAAGTGCTCAGACCCTTCTTCGTATTGACAGTGACCGACGCGATAATTTTCGACGGCTACGAAACGAAAACCCTCCATCAACATGCGGATGCCGCGCTGGCTGACAGCGTAGACTTCTGGCATGTTATTTTTGACATCCTGTAGGATGCCGGCTGTCTGCTGATACAACGTTTCGTCCATTTGGCTGCGCCCCTGGGCTACCGCCAATCGCCAATCAAATAACGCGGTATGGCAACTAAGTAGATCGCATACTCCAGAGCGATTCATGACAGGTGGGGCTGACTGAAGGATGTCAAAGTCACAGTAAATCTTGTGCGGAAACATCTGACCCACATACTGCACTTTGCCGTCGATGCGCAACGCGATGGGATACGAGAACATTGCATCTACCGAAATCGCCGTGGGAACTTGGAAAAGCGGGCGCTGCGATTTCCAGGCATGGTACTTGGCAATGTCCATGGCCATGCCACCCCCCAGGCCGATAGCCACGTCAAAAGGTTCTAACGCAGCGTGCTCGTTCTCCAGTTTGCTGGCTTCCATCGTTTGAGCCATAACTAACTGAGGCTGCAAGGGTTCCATACGGCTGCCGTACAGTTCCCACAATCTTGGGTCGGTAACCAACAATACACGCTTACCCCGGGCAAGTTCGAGCAGCTCACCTGAGCAGTTTTGCCCATACACCACGTCGTACTCAATTGAGTTCTTGCTTGTCATCTGTGAGCCTGTACGGTAATTCTTGGGGGGCTAGTCGCCAGTCGCCTGCCGCCAGTGGCGTGCTCTGCTATGATTGAGCAAGTTACTCAGGCACGCAACCGTCCGCGAATGAAATCCGCCTGATTTTTCGAGAGGTCTCTATGGAAATCAGCTCATCTTTCGTTGGAACCCAGCTTCGACCGCTGTCGATCGAAATCACTTCGCGCCAAGCCATGAATTATGCGGCCAGCGTTTTCGACGATAATCGAGTCTATTTTGATGATGTTCATGCCAGTGGAATTGTGGCGCATCCCATGATCGCCTGCGCGATCACCTGGGCTATCTCGCGCGACTTCGAGCAGTTTCTAACGTCGGGCAGCTTTCCGCACCACGTTCGCCGCCAACAAGTTCATTACAGTGAGAGCTTGACTTGGCATCGCCCGCTGCGTCCAGGAGATCGCCTGGAGGTGACAGGAGATATTGTAGCCATCGTACCGCACCGCGCGGGAACGCATTTTGTCGTGCGCTATCGGGCGGTAGACCAGCAGGGGCAACCGGTATTTACCGAGTACGCCGGAGCAATCTTGCGCGGCGTGCAGTGCTGTGATGAAGGTCGTGGAGAGGAAAATTTGCCGGCAGTTCCCCGATTTGCCAAGTCTCCAGAGATGTGGTCGGCTGAACTGAAGATTCACCCTCTGGCTGCGCATATCTACGATGGCTGTGCCGACATGCACTTTCCTATCCACAGTTCCCAGGCGTTTGCATTGTCGGTCGGTTTGCCAGGTATCATCCTGCACGGGACCGCCACATTGTCCTATGCCGTTAGCGAGTTGCTGCGACGTGAAGTTGGCAATGACCCAACACGGCTGCAACAACTGGATTGTCGATTTACAGGCATGGTAGCGCCCGGCTCAAGCGTATATTTGCAGTTGCTAGGCAACGAACCGAATCAGAAACACGCCGATTTGTTTTGGCAGGTTGTAGGAACTGATGGTCGACCGGTGATTAGCAACGGCAGATTGCGTGTTCAAATCGACTAGTTGGCGAACACTCACTATTGACAACCAAAGCAAAAGAATGGGGGCTCAATGATTGATCAGTCGACCGCTGTACTGCCGTCGGTAACCCGGATTTTTGAGTGTGTCCAGCATTGGGCGCGCGTTACACCGGATTCGGAAGCTATTGTTTTCCAAGACCGGCGGCTGACCTATGCCGAACTGCAAGCAGCCATCGATAGAGCAGCTCGAGCGTTGCTGGCCGCCGGCACTCGGCCTGGCGATCGGGTGGCCATGCTGGCAATGGCATGTCCAGAATTCATGATTACGTTTTTGGCCGCCAGTCAAGTCGGTGCGATGTGGTTGGGATTGAATCCCAAGCTGAGCGCTCGCGAGTTGAGTTACATCCTGAACGATTGTCGCCCCAAGCTGTTGTTCACAGTGGATAGCTATGGCGGCAAGTCCATGGCGGAGGAGTTGGCGCGAGTCGATTTGAAAGGCGCTGGCGTCGACGCGACAGTTGTCATGGGCCAGCCGTGGGCAGGTGTTCGGTCGTATCATGAATTCACAGCCGCAAGTGTCCACGACCTGACGTCTGAACTGGCAGCACGTGCTGCCCAGGTACAACCAGACGATGATGTGTTACTGATGTATACGTCGGGCTCGACGGGACAACCCAAAGGTGTAATTCAGACGCATCACAGTATTTTGGTTAATGTTCAACAACAGGCGCGCTGCTTTTACATGGATCGCTCCACGCGGTCTCTGCTGCACTTTCCCATCAATCACGTGGCCGCCGATGTTGAAATTGGCTATGCGACGATGTTCATCGGCGAGCGCTGGTCATGATGGATCGCTTTGATCCGGCGGCGACCTGAAATACTGGGCCGTGAAAGACACGATGCTGGGCAGATTCCGGCCATGTTCTTGATGCAGCCACTTTTGCCCCAGTTTCGCGAACACGGACTTCAGTGGCCTGAAAGGCAATTATGTGGGGAGGTGCGCAGCCCCCATGAAACTGTTGCCCGGACTCAAGCAAATCAGTCAAGCGACGGTGCTATGCTGATGACTGGGTATGGTTCGACTGAGGCGTGCGGTTTCATTACCTATACAACCAACTGACGATTTGGAGCAGTTGGCTACCAGCGTGGGCCGCGCCTGAAGTTTGAGCTGGCAGTTGACGACCAGCGACAGCCACTGCCAACCGGACACTGGAGCTCGCGATTCGCGGACCGTTTCTGTTTAGGAGTATCTCAATAAACCCGAAGCGACAGCTCAGGGCCAAAAAGATGCCGATGGCTGGTTTTTACACTGGCGACCTGGGCTATCTGGACGGCGCGGTGCTGTATCTAAACGGCCGCAAATCAGAGATGTATAAGACAGGTGGCGAGAATGTCTTTCCGCGCGAGATCGAAGATGTATTGTGTGAACATCCAGCGGTGGCATTGGCAGCCGTGATCGGCGTGTCCGACCCGTTGTATCAGGAGGTTGGTTATGCACTGGTTATGCTGCGTCCTGGCGCGTCCATTACGCCTGACCAGCTCAAAGAGCATTGCCAGTCGCACCTAGTGAACTTCAAAGTCCCCAAGACGATTGAAATCCGCCCGATGTTGCCGCTGCTGGCCAATGGCAAAGTGAACAAGTTAGAACTCAAACGCGAAATTGCAGCCACGACTACGAGCCATGGTGCTACGCCGTAGGGGTGGGACGCGCCACGCTGCTGCACTGTATAATATTTGAATCACAACAG
Proteins encoded in this window:
- a CDS encoding DctP family TRAP transporter solute-binding subunit is translated as MSASAIVFDTARLLGFLLLLGHVSGCGANVASEVPPRLQMAHVYEVLSPTHHFGAAQLEQRLRTAGSDLRVAVFPSAQLGNEEELLEQLVAGELELAIAGPSFLAMWHPPLGVFDAAYVFRDLDHMLEVARGPLLAQHWQQLKLKYGVRVLDTWIYGARHITANRPIRTPQDLQGFRLRLPGARVWQESGRALGASPLPIPFAEVYLALQQGIADGQENPVPVIQAMGFHEVQKCLCLTGHIQSSIQILVNERVWQRLTAAQQTTLQESISQLGRDVYRGSEAREQELMDQWRREGTMQIIEDVDVDAFRQLAHRHFATGFPFSELYCQIAGIEPIKKETSATAQGRPR
- a CDS encoding MFS transporter: MNSTLTTRIKLHNMLSLSQIFWRFRLAIYLYWAMSAAFLGYWTLYFQDQRAISESNIGLMMSVYTLSALIGQNVFGYLSDKLTSLRIPVAIAAGLLVIVLGSFPLVDSLRWVYPCMAVVGFLQQPIGPMLDSWTLKHLGHHHQQPLFGRIRGFGSLGWASTALMTAYLVEFVSWNMMFIVAQVAAILLCLTSLIIPDAIESQPEATSPTSSAVVPRLTIIRAIKYLFGNGAYLYILIVIFFMYLGVQTTFNFQGLLIKDTGGGVRDLGWTFFVGVMAEIPAMFASVWLLSRMAPRKLMVISGCLYMLRYGLIIYFQTPGIIMATAILEGLAFGLLLTALRNYIFTVVDTHVQTSAMTVMDAVFLSFTVIVGGAVGGWLIEHYSAASMLVACMCSSGLALALLLAGGRVDRHHTTSTKNSELSGAVN
- a CDS encoding iron-containing alcohol dehydrogenase, which produces MTSKNSIEYDVVYGQNCSGELLELARGKRVLLVTDPRLWELYGSRMEPLQPQLVMAQTMEASKLENEHAALEPFDVAIGLGGGMAMDIAKYHAWKSQRPLFQVPTAISVDAMFSYPIALRIDGKVQYVGQMFPHKIYCDFDILQSAPPVMNRSGVCDLLSCHTALFDWRLAVAQGRSQMDETLYQQTAGILQDVKNNMPEVYAVSQRGIRMLMEGFRFVAVENYRVGHCQYEEGSEHFFYYCLEALTRKHFLHGKVINLGILLMSLLQDNDVAAIKSLIKQAGVPIHPASMDISYDDVCRALRACNAYVEEKGYSYSILNERPITEDFIQQAIETLRSEFDPDYSHQAA
- a CDS encoding MaoC family dehydratase N-terminal domain-containing protein codes for the protein MEISSSFVGTQLRPLSIEITSRQAMNYAASVFDDNRVYFDDVHASGIVAHPMIACAITWAISRDFEQFLTSGSFPHHVRRQQVHYSESLTWHRPLRPGDRLEVTGDIVAIVPHRAGTHFVVRYRAVDQQGQPVFTEYAGAILRGVQCCDEGRGEENLPAVPRFAKSPEMWSAELKIHPLAAHIYDGCADMHFPIHSSQAFALSVGLPGIILHGTATLSYAVSELLRREVGNDPTRLQQLDCRFTGMVAPGSSVYLQLLGNEPNQKHADLFWQVVGTDGRPVISNGRLRVQID
- a CDS encoding acyl--CoA ligase is translated as MIDQSTAVLPSVTRIFECVQHWARVTPDSEAIVFQDRRLTYAELQAAIDRAARALLAAGTRPGDRVAMLAMACPEFMITFLAASQVGAMWLGLNPKLSARELSYILNDCRPKLLFTVDSYGGKSMAEELARVDLKGAGVDATVVMGQPWAGVRSYHEFTAASVHDLTSELAARAAQVQPDDDVLLMYTSGSTGQPKGVIQTHHSILVNVQQQARCFYMDRSTRSLLHFPINHVAADVEIGYATMFIGERWS